A stretch of the Carcharodon carcharias isolate sCarCar2 chromosome 28, sCarCar2.pri, whole genome shotgun sequence genome encodes the following:
- the bloc1s2 gene encoding biogenesis of lysosome-related organelles complex 1 subunit 2, translating to MFTKMSVYLQGELTATCEDYKLLENMNKLTGLKYLEMKEIAVNINRNLKDLNQKYASLQPYLEQINQIEEQVTALEQAAYRLDAYSKKLEAKFKKLEKR from the exons ATGTTTACCAAGATGTCTGTCTACCTGCAAGGAGAGCTCACAG CTACCTGTGAAGATTACAAACTCTTGGAGAACATGAACAAACTGACCGGCCTTAAATACCTGGAGATGAAGGAGATTGCTGTTAATATTAACCGTAACCTCAAAGATCTCAATCAGAAAT ATGCCAGTCTGCAGCCATACCTTGAACAGATTAATCAGATTGAGGAGCAAGTCACAGCACTGGAACAAGCAGCCTACAGACTGGATGCATACTCCAAAAAGCTAG AAGCCAAGTTTAAGAAATTAGAGAAACGATGA